A window from Nocardioides mesophilus encodes these proteins:
- a CDS encoding ParA family protein encodes MSTPLARSVEHELLVRRGLRISAPLPRPGRTRVMVVANQKGGVGKTTSTVNVAAALAQHGLRVLVIDLDPQGNASTALAIEHHRGTPSVYDALVEGVPLKDVVQPSPEIEGLFVVPATIDLAGAEIELVSLVARENRLRRALVGHPQVWSEEDDRFDYVLIDCPPSLGLLTLNALVAGEEMLIPIQAEYYALEGLGQLLETVEMVKAHLNPGLSVSTILLTMYDARTRLSAGVAEEVRTHFGPQVLPTAIPRSVRISEAPSYGQTVMTYDPGSPGALSYLEAAREMALRAVVADGHEDSNAPTAPSSGIGWTGGQGRGGSQ; translated from the coding sequence GTGTCGACTCCGCTCGCCCGCTCCGTGGAGCACGAGCTTCTCGTCCGACGTGGACTCCGGATCTCCGCACCGCTGCCCCGGCCCGGCCGCACGCGGGTGATGGTGGTGGCGAACCAGAAGGGTGGGGTCGGCAAGACGACGAGCACCGTCAACGTCGCGGCCGCCCTGGCGCAGCACGGCCTCCGGGTCCTGGTGATCGACCTGGACCCGCAGGGGAACGCCTCCACCGCGTTGGCGATCGAGCACCACCGCGGCACGCCGTCGGTCTACGACGCGCTCGTCGAGGGCGTGCCCCTGAAGGACGTCGTGCAGCCCTCGCCCGAGATCGAGGGCCTGTTCGTGGTGCCGGCGACGATCGACCTCGCGGGCGCCGAGATCGAGCTGGTCAGCCTGGTGGCCCGGGAGAACCGGCTTCGCAGGGCGCTGGTCGGACACCCCCAGGTGTGGAGCGAGGAGGACGACCGCTTCGACTACGTGCTCATCGACTGCCCGCCGTCCCTGGGGCTGCTCACCCTCAACGCCCTCGTCGCGGGCGAGGAGATGCTGATCCCGATCCAGGCCGAGTACTACGCCCTCGAAGGTCTCGGTCAGCTGCTGGAGACCGTGGAGATGGTGAAGGCACACCTCAACCCGGGCCTGAGCGTCTCCACCATCCTGCTCACCATGTACGACGCTCGCACTCGCCTCTCCGCGGGCGTCGCCGAGGAGGTTCGGACGCACTTCGGGCCGCAGGTGCTTCCCACGGCGATCCCCCGATCCGTGCGCATCTCCGAGGCGCCGAGCTACGGCCAGACCGTGATGACCTACGATCCGGGCTCACCAGGGGCGTTGAGCTACCTCGAGGCGGCCCGGGAGATGGCGTTACGGGCCGTCGTCGCCGATGGACACGAGGACAGCAATGCCCCGACCGCTCCCAGCAGCGGTATCGGGTGGACCGGTGGGCAGGGCCGAGGAGGATCGCA
- the rsmG gene encoding 16S rRNA (guanine(527)-N(7))-methyltransferase RsmG: MFGSRLPLAEEFCRLLATEGVVRGVIGPREAPRLWERHLLNCAVVHERIPRGVTVADVGSGAGLPGLVIAIARPDLTVTLVEPLLRRTSFLEEVVAALDLDNVVVTRARAEELLGTRHFDVVTSRAVAPLGRLLTWCVPLVSPGGMMLAMKGSSAAGEIEAAARELRRLRRYGPGEPEVLQAGTGVVEPVTTLVRVAVVGAGG; encoded by the coding sequence GTGTTCGGCTCCCGTCTGCCGCTCGCCGAGGAGTTCTGCCGACTTCTGGCCACCGAGGGGGTCGTGCGCGGGGTGATCGGACCGCGGGAGGCGCCCCGGCTGTGGGAGCGCCACCTGTTGAACTGCGCGGTGGTCCACGAGCGGATCCCGCGGGGCGTCACCGTCGCCGATGTCGGCTCCGGAGCAGGGCTGCCGGGCCTGGTCATCGCGATCGCCCGTCCGGACCTGACCGTGACGCTGGTCGAGCCCCTGTTGCGGCGTACGTCCTTCCTGGAGGAGGTCGTCGCCGCCCTGGACCTGGACAACGTCGTGGTCACCCGGGCGCGCGCTGAGGAGCTGCTCGGCACCCGTCACTTCGACGTGGTCACCTCGCGCGCCGTGGCTCCCCTGGGTCGGCTGCTCACCTGGTGCGTGCCGTTGGTCTCGCCGGGCGGGATGATGCTGGCCATGAAGGGCTCCTCCGCCGCCGGCGAGATCGAGGCCGCCGCGCGCGAGCTGCGCCGATTGCGCAGGTACGGGCCGGGCGAGCCTGAGGTGCTGCAGGCAGGGACGGGCGTGGTCGAGCCCGTCACCACGCTGGTCAGAGTGGCAGTGGTCGGTGCTGGCGGTTAG
- a CDS encoding protein jag, translated as MARLEQLEQEGDIAADYLEELLDIADLDGDLDMDVEGDRASVSLVGGDLSMLVGRNGEVLEALQELTRLAVYRETGERSRLMLDIAGHRANKRSRLEALAAETVAQVKETGEPVSLSPMTPFERKVVHDAVAEAGLISDSEGVEPRRYVVVRPA; from the coding sequence GTGGCCCGGCTGGAGCAGCTCGAGCAGGAGGGCGACATCGCTGCCGACTACCTCGAGGAGCTTCTCGACATCGCCGACCTGGACGGCGATCTCGACATGGACGTCGAAGGCGACCGCGCCTCGGTCTCCCTCGTCGGTGGGGACCTGAGCATGCTCGTCGGTCGCAACGGCGAGGTGCTCGAGGCGCTGCAGGAGCTGACCAGGCTGGCGGTCTACCGCGAGACCGGAGAGCGCTCGCGGTTGATGCTGGACATCGCCGGCCACCGCGCCAACAAGCGGTCCCGCCTCGAGGCGCTGGCGGCCGAAACCGTGGCCCAGGTCAAGGAGACCGGGGAACCGGTCTCGTTGTCGCCGATGACTCCCTTCGAGCGCAAGGTCGTCCACGACGCCGTGGCGGAGGCCGGGCTGATCTCGGACTCCGAGGGCGTCGAGCCGCGACGTTACGTGGTCGTCCGTCCGGCGTGA
- the yidD gene encoding membrane protein insertion efficiency factor YidD, with the protein MKYLLIGFLRLYRLLISPLYGQVCRYHPSCSAYALEAITVHGSLRGSWYAVRRLGRCHPWAAGGYDPVPPKPTSPPDSRSLSA; encoded by the coding sequence ATGAAGTACCTCCTGATCGGCTTCCTGCGGCTCTACCGGCTGCTGATCAGCCCGTTGTACGGCCAGGTCTGCCGCTATCACCCCTCCTGCTCGGCCTACGCGCTCGAGGCGATCACGGTGCATGGCAGCCTGCGGGGCAGCTGGTACGCCGTACGCCGGCTCGGCCGCTGCCACCCGTGGGCCGCCGGAGGCTACGACCCGGTCCCCCCGAAACCGACTTCTCCACCAGACTCGAGGAGCCTGAGTGCTTGA
- the rnpA gene encoding ribonuclease P protein component has protein sequence MLTREHRLTSGLLFAPAIRRGRRAGTRTLVVHLHVAAPDAGTSPQVGFVVSKAVGSAVTRNLVKRRLRHLTRERLSLLPGSAVLVVRALPPSATATYAELGADLDRALSRALARS, from the coding sequence GTGCTGACGCGGGAGCATCGGCTGACCTCGGGTCTGCTGTTCGCTCCGGCGATCCGTCGCGGTCGGCGGGCCGGCACCCGGACCCTCGTCGTGCACCTGCACGTCGCGGCTCCGGACGCGGGCACGTCGCCGCAGGTGGGTTTCGTCGTCAGCAAGGCGGTGGGCTCCGCGGTCACCCGCAACCTGGTGAAGCGCCGTCTCCGACACCTGACCCGGGAGCGACTCTCGTTGCTCCCGGGTTCTGCTGTGCTCGTGGTCAGGGCGTTGCCGCCGAGCGCGACGGCGACGTACGCCGAGCTGGGCGCCGATCTCGACCGGGCACTCTCCCGCGCCCTGGCACGTTCATGA
- the rpmH gene encoding 50S ribosomal protein L34: MSKRTYQPNNRRRHKVHGFRLRMRTRAGRSILSARRRKGRQSLSV, translated from the coding sequence GTGAGCAAGCGTACGTACCAGCCGAACAACCGCCGCCGTCACAAGGTGCACGGCTTCCGCCTGCGGATGCGCACCCGCGCAGGCCGCTCGATCCTCTCCGCGCGCCGCCGCAAGGGCCGCCAGAGCCTGTCGGTCTGA
- the dnaA gene encoding chromosomal replication initiator protein DnaA: MGHRVDDFSQTAGDQGGEPASAPVVELDTVWRHLVEDLPPNQRAWLTASQPVTLHEQTAIIAVADDFTRNQLEGRLRTRLEDALGHAFGRQIRIAVTVDPDLESSDRASLRPSDSGAIDPPTTRDTHRPGGGMDHQNIDMSTNPLDRPTPYTSEANRKPGSALETRLNPKYIFETFVIGSSNRFAHAAAVAVAEAPGKAYNPLLIYGDSGLGKTHLLHAIGHYVRSLFNGARVRYVSSEEFTNEFINAIRDDKAATFQRRYRDVDVLLIDDIQFLEGKIQTQEEFFHTFNTLHNANKQIVITSDRAPKRLEALEDRLRNRFEWGLITDVQPPDLETRIAILRKKAATERMTAPPDVLEFIASKIQTNIRELEGALIRVTAFASLNRQPVDLTLAEIVLKDLIPEGGEPEITAALIIAQTAAYFGLSIDDLCGSSRSRVLVTARQIAMYLCRELTDLSLPKIGQQFGGRDHTTVMHADKKIRQLLAERRSVYNQVTELTNRIKQQARQS; the protein is encoded by the coding sequence ATGGGACACCGCGTGGACGACTTCTCGCAGACCGCTGGCGATCAGGGCGGCGAGCCGGCGAGCGCGCCGGTCGTCGAACTGGACACGGTCTGGCGGCACCTCGTCGAGGACCTGCCGCCCAACCAGCGCGCCTGGCTCACCGCCAGCCAGCCGGTGACGCTGCACGAGCAGACCGCGATCATCGCGGTCGCCGACGACTTCACCCGCAACCAGCTCGAGGGCCGGCTGCGGACCCGCTTGGAGGACGCCCTCGGGCACGCCTTCGGCCGGCAGATCCGGATCGCCGTCACCGTGGACCCGGACCTGGAGAGCTCCGACCGGGCGTCGCTGCGCCCCTCGGACAGCGGGGCCATCGACCCGCCGACCACCCGCGACACCCACCGCCCGGGCGGCGGGATGGACCACCAGAACATCGACATGTCGACAAATCCACTTGATCGACCCACGCCGTACACCAGCGAGGCGAACCGGAAACCCGGCAGCGCCCTGGAGACACGCCTCAACCCGAAGTACATCTTCGAGACCTTCGTCATCGGTTCCTCGAACCGGTTCGCGCACGCCGCGGCGGTCGCGGTGGCCGAGGCACCGGGCAAGGCCTACAACCCGCTGCTGATCTACGGCGACTCCGGACTGGGCAAGACCCACCTGCTGCACGCGATCGGCCACTACGTGCGCAGCCTCTTCAACGGGGCCCGGGTCCGCTACGTGAGCTCGGAGGAGTTCACCAACGAGTTCATCAACGCGATCCGCGACGACAAGGCGGCCACCTTCCAGCGCCGCTACCGCGACGTCGACGTCCTGCTCATCGACGACATCCAGTTCCTCGAGGGCAAGATCCAGACGCAGGAGGAGTTCTTCCACACGTTCAACACCCTGCACAACGCGAACAAGCAGATCGTGATCACCTCCGACCGCGCCCCCAAGCGGCTCGAGGCGCTCGAGGACCGGCTCCGCAACCGCTTCGAGTGGGGCCTGATCACCGACGTGCAGCCGCCCGACCTCGAGACCCGGATCGCCATCCTTCGCAAGAAGGCCGCCACCGAGCGGATGACCGCTCCGCCGGACGTGCTGGAGTTCATCGCCAGCAAGATCCAGACCAACATCCGCGAGCTCGAGGGTGCCCTGATCCGTGTGACCGCCTTTGCCAGCCTGAACCGGCAGCCGGTCGACCTGACGCTCGCCGAGATCGTGCTCAAGGACCTGATCCCCGAGGGCGGCGAGCCGGAGATCACCGCCGCGCTGATCATCGCCCAGACCGCCGCCTACTTCGGCCTCTCCATCGACGACCTCTGCGGCTCCAGCCGGAGCCGGGTCCTCGTCACGGCCCGGCAGATCGCGATGTACCTCTGCCGCGAGCTCACCGACCTCTCGCTGCCCAAGATCGGCCAGCAGTTCGGCGGCCGCGACCACACCACCGTCATGCACGCCGACAAGAAGATCCGTCAGCTGCTCGCGGAGCGTCGCAGCGTCTACAACCAGGTCACCGAGCTGACCAACCGGATCAAGCAGCAGGCCCGCCAGTCCTGA